In a single window of the Penaeus monodon isolate SGIC_2016 chromosome 3, NSTDA_Pmon_1, whole genome shotgun sequence genome:
- the LOC119587065 gene encoding LOW QUALITY PROTEIN: cuticle protein 7-like (The sequence of the model RefSeq protein was modified relative to this genomic sequence to represent the inferred CDS: inserted 2 bases in 1 codon; deleted 1 base in 1 codon): MALKVIALASLLAAASAKARPLRSCVTRIRISFGGSAGAANFLRPAINFGGAASAGAYNPPVSPVTRPQYNFNYAINDAFGNDFGHQEGRDGYNTQGSYYVQLPIGRXERVTYTVNGDQGYVAQVTYEGVAQYPAFQPSACYSPAPSYG, from the exons ATGGCTCTTAAG GTTATCGCTCTGGCTTCCTTGCTGGCAGCCGCAAGTGCAAAAGCCAGGCCTCTTCGGAGCTGTGTTACCAGGATCAGGATTTCCTTCGGTGGTTCTGCAGGAGCCGCCAATTTCCTCCGACCTGCCATCAACTTTGGAGGGGCTGCTTCTGCTGGCGCCTACAACCCACCTGTTTCTCCTGTA ACTCGCCCTCAGTATAACTTCAACTATGCCATCAACGATGCTTTTGGTAACGACTTCGGCCACCAAGAGGGACGCGATGGATACaacactcagggatcctactacgtgcagctcccgATTGGTCG CGAGAGGGTCACTTACACTGTT AACGGCGACCAAGGATACGTGGCTCAGGTGACATACGAGGGAGTGGCTCAGTACCCTGCCTTCCAGCCGTCTGCCTGCTACTCACCCGCACCTTCGTATGGTTAA